A single Nitrospirota bacterium DNA region contains:
- a CDS encoding GAF domain-containing protein yields the protein MTSHVHSPHDPIHPPAHHGTHWSRWTLVVVMMAVIAPAAVLGLYDSVSRIGKPFQGFLMTRAGSVFYSGFEGWTGREAELKTWDQILTINGKALRTMSRRDFDDEIGIAHALSQSVSYSIRRNGKIQTVSVATMDFSARDWFYSIGVLPWVAFIYLLLGFVIFVRRHHVATALPFFIIMYGVGAAVLCLYDLTLGHRFVPLSMIFYCYFPLAVAVGYLHVPYPLAISAKARWRWLGTIAALSTVLLIGLALASMRGGATYRTVSTAANLYALASLGILGVVGMYKWRHPPTSLDRQRAKALNVGGWVSFGPVIIPLAIMTFTDVVIPLGPLFLFLIAYPLAVGYSIIRFDLFTMDRLFTQGLSFTLASVPAILIYGANLVILFWLADKIGFIYALGFAWLIFLLTLILVYPLQRRLSRWLARRMGVDYSYQKAIQDVSSRLTHLLDVTEILRQVLHTLVKYMNLSHGVFLLPTSSGGDFKVVMTEGDAPLQASDVVLMADTELVQLLKTMRRELTTYEILESPRLREFCPMCIPALDAVKATVILPILFQEEMKGLLILGERKDGGHFSDEDMDLLRTIANQTAVSLQNAISYQTIKVLNLNLEEKVQQRTRELEEALKEKEQTQEELVRSQSLAAIGQLVAGVAHEINNPLASAYSLIQSILEDVEEKRAMQGENVEAVKDDLKFILKEQQRARDIIRSLLDLSRQSESYTEMINLNDVVEDALRVLYNKYKRSPVEITKSFGEKLPMIVGNFSQLGQVAINIIQNAIQALPNQGGKIEVGTRLRRDDGRGGSVIFFCKDNGSGIPKDILVDIFKPFYTTKPAGQGTGLGLYICHQIVTKHKGTISVESDPHKGTEFRIDLPAPVS from the coding sequence GTGACTTCACACGTCCACTCCCCGCACGATCCCATTCATCCGCCCGCCCACCACGGCACCCACTGGTCCCGATGGACCCTCGTCGTCGTCATGATGGCGGTGATCGCGCCCGCCGCCGTCCTGGGGCTGTACGACTCCGTCAGCCGGATTGGGAAACCGTTCCAGGGTTTTCTCATGACGCGCGCCGGTTCGGTCTTCTACTCCGGATTTGAGGGATGGACGGGGCGGGAAGCGGAACTGAAAACGTGGGATCAAATCCTCACGATCAATGGGAAAGCCTTGCGAACGATGTCCCGAAGAGACTTTGACGACGAAATCGGAATCGCACACGCTCTCTCCCAAAGCGTCAGCTACTCCATCCGGCGAAACGGAAAGATTCAGACCGTTTCCGTCGCCACGATGGACTTCTCGGCTCGGGACTGGTTCTACTCGATCGGTGTCCTTCCGTGGGTGGCCTTCATCTACCTCCTCCTCGGCTTCGTCATTTTCGTCCGGCGCCATCACGTGGCCACCGCCCTCCCGTTTTTCATCATCATGTACGGCGTCGGTGCCGCCGTACTGTGCCTCTACGACCTGACCCTCGGCCATCGTTTCGTGCCGCTCTCGATGATTTTCTACTGCTATTTTCCCCTCGCCGTGGCCGTCGGCTACCTCCACGTTCCCTATCCGCTCGCCATCTCGGCCAAGGCCAGATGGAGGTGGCTTGGAACGATCGCCGCCCTGTCCACAGTCCTGTTGATCGGTCTTGCGCTGGCCTCGATGAGGGGAGGCGCGACCTATCGCACCGTCAGCACCGCTGCCAATCTCTACGCCCTGGCCTCCCTCGGCATCCTGGGCGTGGTGGGCATGTACAAGTGGCGCCATCCACCGACGAGCCTGGACCGTCAGCGCGCGAAGGCGCTGAACGTCGGCGGGTGGGTCTCCTTCGGTCCCGTCATCATTCCGCTGGCGATCATGACCTTCACGGACGTGGTCATCCCCCTCGGCCCTCTCTTCTTGTTCCTCATCGCCTACCCGCTCGCCGTCGGCTACAGCATCATCCGATTCGACCTTTTCACGATGGACCGCCTCTTCACGCAGGGCCTGTCCTTCACCCTTGCCTCGGTCCCGGCCATTCTCATCTACGGCGCGAATCTCGTCATCCTCTTCTGGCTCGCCGACAAGATCGGCTTCATCTACGCCCTCGGCTTCGCCTGGCTCATCTTCCTGCTGACTCTGATCCTCGTGTATCCGCTGCAACGCCGCCTCAGCCGGTGGCTCGCGCGGCGGATGGGGGTGGACTACTCGTACCAGAAGGCGATCCAGGACGTCAGCTCGCGCCTCACGCATCTTCTCGACGTCACCGAGATCCTCCGCCAGGTCCTCCACACCCTCGTGAAATACATGAATCTGTCGCACGGCGTCTTCCTGCTCCCCACGTCCTCCGGCGGCGATTTCAAGGTGGTCATGACGGAAGGGGACGCGCCCCTGCAAGCGTCGGACGTCGTGCTCATGGCCGATACGGAACTGGTGCAGCTCCTCAAAACCATGCGACGGGAACTGACCACGTATGAAATTCTCGAATCGCCCCGGCTCCGCGAATTCTGCCCCATGTGCATCCCCGCACTCGACGCGGTGAAAGCCACCGTGATCCTCCCCATCCTGTTCCAGGAGGAGATGAAGGGTCTGCTCATCCTGGGCGAACGGAAGGACGGCGGGCATTTCTCCGATGAAGACATGGACCTCCTCCGCACGATCGCCAACCAAACGGCCGTTTCGCTCCAAAATGCGATCTCGTACCAAACGATCAAGGTGCTCAACCTCAACCTCGAAGAAAAGGTCCAGCAACGGACGCGCGAACTCGAAGAGGCATTGAAGGAGAAGGAACAGACGCAGGAGGAATTGGTCCGCTCCCAAAGCCTTGCGGCCATCGGACAACTCGTGGCCGGCGTGGCCCATGAGATCAACAATCCCCTCGCCAGCGCCTACAGCCTCATTCAGAGCATTCTCGAAGACGTGGAAGAGAAGAGAGCCATGCAGGGCGAAAACGTCGAGGCCGTGAAAGACGATCTCAAGTTCATTCTTAAAGAGCAACAGCGGGCGCGCGATATCATCCGGAGTCTCCTCGATCTCTCTCGGCAATCGGAAAGCTACACGGAAATGATCAACCTGAACGACGTGGTGGAGGACGCCCTCCGCGTGCTCTACAACAAGTACAAGCGCAGCCCCGTCGAGATTACGAAATCGTTTGGAGAGAAACTCCCGATGATCGTCGGCAATTTCTCGCAGCTCGGACAAGTCGCCATTAACATCATCCAGAACGCCATCCAGGCCCTGCCGAATCAGGGCGGGAAGATCGAAGTCGGAACTCGCCTTCGTCGGGACGACGGTCGAGGCGGGTCCGTCATCTTCTTCTGCAAGGACAACGGCAGCGGCATTCCGAAAGACATCCTGGTGGACATCTTCAAACCGTTCTACACCACCAAGCCGGCAGGCCAGGGCACCGGGCTGGGGCTTTACATCTGCCACCAGATCGTCACGAAGCACAAGGGAACCATTTCGGTGGAAAGTGATCCCCACAAAGGCACGGAGTTCCGGATCGATCTGCCCGCCCCGGTTTCGTGA